In the genome of Tautonia rosea, the window GGCCGTACCGCAGGTTGCTCGGCCCGGCGTGGGTGTCGTTGACTCCCCATCCGGTGAACAGGACCTCGCGGATGTCGGCCCGATCGTCGCCGTCGGTATCCTTCAAGAACAGGGTGTCGGGGGCCTGATGGACGATTACGCCTCCCTGCGCGAAGGTCAAACTTGTGGGGATGTTCAACCCTTCGGCAAACACGGTGAACGAGTCGGCCCTGCCGTCTCCCGTCGTGTCTTCACAGATCGTGATGCGATCGCGGCCTTCACCCTGTTCTCTTCGGGTATTCGGGTAATCGACGCTCTCGGTAATCCAGAGCCGGCCGAGGTGGTCCCAGGCCATGCAAAGGGGCTTGAGGATGTCCGGCTCACTTGCAAACAGTTCGACGCGGAAGCCGTTGGGCACGACAAGGCGTTTCCTCGACTCGGCGGGCTTGAGCGCTTCCTGCATTCGGCGGAGCGGCTCACCCTGGGTGCCCCACTGTTCGCCAGCCAGATAGTTCGGGATCGGCGTATCCGTCTCGATGTATGAGAACACCCCATTCCGATCCACCGCTCGAGGGCGGCTGTCGAACACCGCTCCCCGGTTGGCGGTCCATCGGATGCCGCGTTCGATGAGATCCTGGAAGCCAGGCTCGGTCCAGGTCCGGGCATCGTGGCCGTATGCCGTGTAAAAGACACGGCCGTCTCCGTGGGTCCGCACCCAGGTCCAGGGCTCCCGGCCTTCCTCATCAGCGCGGACCTGCAACAGGTGCTTCTCGGGGTTGTGCCTGGTATGGACGTAGGTTTCATCCCAGGTTCGGAACGGCTCGAACCCGTCCATGATCGGGTGGCTTGGATCGACGATCTCCGTCTCGAACTCACCGGTCCCGTGGCGGAGAAACTGCGCACCAACCAGATCAACATACGCCTGCGAATTCAGGAAGCAGTACGAAGCGCAGTGGATCGGCACGAATCCACCACCGGCCGCCACGTAGTCGAGCAGAGCCCGCTCTTGCTCGGGGGAGATGGCCTCGATGTTGGCATAAATGATCAGAGCGTCGTACGCCTTGAGGGTTTCCGGATCGAGGGCTGTTGAGATGTCCTCAGTGTAGGTCATGTCGATCCCGCGTCCGGCCATAACCGGAATCAACTGCGCGGCCCGTTCAGAGGGACGATGGTGCCCCTGATCGCCGAGAAAGAGGACTTCCAGTCGGGCCTCGTGTGGTTCTTCCGCAACAACCGAACTGTGCAACAGGCTCAGTGCCATCATGAACTGGACACAACGGATCACGAGTTCTCCCTCCGATCTTCGGGCGGGTGGATGACGTGCTCGATCACGCTGAGATGGGTGCCAAAGTGGAAGAACCCACGATCCAGGACGCATCTCCCGTTCTGGATCACCTTCGAGATGGGCACGTCCCCTTGATCTCAAGATCCTGGCCATATCGAACTGTCATGGTCAAGGTCTTGAACCGATCACCGTGAGGGCCGGCTTCGATTCCCGGAACGTTGCGGGTGAACTTGGTCCATCAAAGGGGACGCAATCCTCCCGGGGCCGTTGCTTGTTCGACATGCTTCTCCCGGTTAACTTCGAGCCCAATTCATCGACTCCCTGGTGAAGGGTCGGTGCGTCTCTTTTTTTCCAATGATCAAACGAGTCCCTAGCAAGGGTCCACTCGGCCTCGCAGGGGACTCTCTGGAGACGGCAACGGTGATCGCAATTGACCTCGGCGGCAAGGTGGCCCTGGTAACCGGCTCCGGACAGGGACTTGGAAAGGCCTCGGCCACCCTCTTGCATGCAGCCGGTGCTGCCGTGGTCATCAATTATCCCCCGGACGCAACCGGCCAGAACGCCGATCGCGCTCAAGCCGTCGCCGAGGAGCTCGGCAATCGGGCCGTGGCCCTCCCGGCCGACGTGTGCGACCCTCAGCAGATCGACACCCTGATCACCACCATTCAGGAGCAGTTTGGCCGGATCGACATCGTCGTCAACAACGCCGCAGTTATCCGGGACCGAACCCTTCGCAAGATGAGCGACGAGGAGTGGCAAACCGTGATCGAAACCGACCTGAGTGGGGTCTTCCGCGTCTGCCGGGCGGCGATCGCCTGCATGGTTGACGGCGGCCGGATCGTCAATCTCGCGTCGATCTCCGGTGTCGTTGGTTTCTTCGGGCAGGCAAACTACGCGGCGGCCAAGGCTGGGGTCATCGCCTTGACGAAAGTGCTCAGCAAGGAGTTGGCCCCTCGGCGCATCACCGTCAACGCAGTCGCTCCCGGCGTCGTCCTGACCGACATGGGCAAGTCGATTCCCGAGGAAGTCCGCGCTCGGATGCTCGCCGAGATCCCCCTGAACCGTTTTGGAGAACCGGAGGAGATCGCGCATGCGATCCTCTTCCTTGTCAGCGACCTGGCAAGTTACATCACCGGGCAGACGATCCACGTCAACGGGGGATGGTGGGCGTGACCCCTCGCATCGAAAACCTCCTGTGCTCGGCCGACGAGGCCGTCGAGGCGATCAACGACGGTCAAACCCTGGTCAGTGGTGGCTTTGTCGGAGCGGCCCATCCTGAAGCCCTCACCGCGGCGATCAAGGCCCGATTTCTCCAGACCGGCCATCCCCAAGGGTTGACCTTGCTTTACGCCGCCGGTCAGGGAGACGGCGCTGATCGTGGGCTCAATCACCTCGGTCATCGCGGATTGCTGGCCCGAGTCATCGGCGGCCACTGGGGGCTTGCTCCTCGGATCGGCCAGCTTGCGCTGGCCGATGAGATCGAAGCGTACAACTTCCCGCAGGGGGTCATCTGCCACCTGCTCCGCGATATTGCCGCCGGTCGGCCCGGATGCATTACAGGGGTTGGTCTAGGGACATTTATTGATCCGATTCACCAGGGCGGGCGCATGAATGCTAGGTCGTCGCCCGATCTGGTCCAGCGTCTCGAACTTGACGGCCGCCCCTGGTTGTTCTATCGAGCATTTCCAGTCCATATCGGCCTGATCCGAGGGACGGCCGCCGACATCCACGGCAACCTTGTCATGGATGAGGAAGCGATCATCGGCGAAGTCCTGGCCATCGCTCAGGCCGTTCACAATTGCGGAGGGACGGTCATCGCCCAGGTCCGTCGGCTCCTTCCCCAAGCGGCCCCTCCCATGTCGGTCCGAGTCCCGGGAATCCTGATCGATCGAATCGTCCTTGCCTCTGGAGATCAACACGACCAGACCTTCGCCGAGAGGTTCAACCCAACCTACTGTCGCCCCGGCAATGTAGATTTGCTCGACGACCGCCCCCGATTGTCGGCAGGCGTGCGACGGATCATTGCATCGCGGGCCTGCGATGAGCTCAAGCCGGGCGCGATCGCCAACCTTGGCATCGGGATGCCGGAAGGAATCGCTTTGATCGCTGCCGAACGAGGCTTGCTCGGAGCCGTGACCTTGACCGTCGAGAGCGGGCCGATTGGCGGCGTTCCGGCCGGCGGTCTCAGCTTTGGTGCCTCAAGCCATCCCGAGGCAATTGTTGATCAACCCGCTCAGTTCGACTTCTACGACGGCGGCGGCCTTGACTTCGCTGCCCTTGGAGCCGCCGAAATCGACCAGAAAGGAAACGTCAACGTCTCTCGATTCGGAACACGTCTGGCAGGAGTCGGCGGTTTTGTGAACATCTCACAAAACGCTCGTCGGGTGGTCTTCTGTGGCACAATGACCTCTGGCGGACTGGAGGTGGAGGTCAGCAAGGGCCGCTTGCGGATTGTCCGGGAAGGAAGCGTCCGGAAGTTTGTCCCGATTGTGGAACAGCAGTCCTATGCCGCCCACGTTGCCCGGCAGAAAGGACAGGAAGCTCTTTATGTGACAGAGCGGGCTGTCTTCCAGATGACGGAGGAGGGTCTGGAGTTGATTGAAGTCGCGCCCGGTATCGACCTTCAGCGCGACGTCATTGACCAGATGGGATTCCGACCGTTGATCCACGAACCGAAATTCATGCCGATCTCTGCTTTTGATCACGACACTGAGGACATCTAATGGATCGTCTCTGCATCGTCGCGGCCAGGCGAACACCCCAGGGGCGATTCCTCGGAGGCCTCAAACGGCTCTCTCCGGTTGATCTCGCCTGTGCCGCAGCCCGGCCGATCGTGGATCAGGTTGATGAATCGCTGATCGATCATGTCATCATCGGCAACGTACTTGGGGCCGGTCACGGAATGAATGTCGCCCGGCAGGTGGGCATTCGTCTGGGCCTGCCACCCGAAGTCCCCGCGTTTACTGTGAACATGATGTGCGGATCGGGGTTGCAAGCCGTTCGCCTGGCCGCGCAGGTGATCCGATCTGGAGAAGCTCGGGCCGTCCTATGCGGCGGCACCGAGTCAATGTCGGGTGCACCGTACTTGCTCCCTCGGGCTAGGCAAGGTCTGAAGCTGGGAGACACCCCGCTCGTTGATTCAATCCTCCGCGATGGGCTCATCGACGCCTTCGAAGGCCGACACATGGGGCTCTTGGCCGAGGCGATGGCCGAATCGTTCGACATCGACCGGAGAAGCCAGGATGCCTGGGCCGTCAGAAGTCACCAGCGCTTCGCTGACGCCGAGGCGGCCGGCGTCTTCCACGATGAACGGGTTCCCCTCGAAGGGCTCGACACGGACGAGCATCCCCGGCCAGGAACGACTCTCGACGACCTCTCACGCTTGAAGGGGGCGTTCGACCCCGAGGGGACCGTGACGGCCGGAAATGCCAGCGGAATCAACGATGGTGCCGCTATGCTGTT includes:
- the fabG gene encoding 3-oxoacyl-ACP reductase FabG; its protein translation is MIAIDLGGKVALVTGSGQGLGKASATLLHAAGAAVVINYPPDATGQNADRAQAVAEELGNRAVALPADVCDPQQIDTLITTIQEQFGRIDIVVNNAAVIRDRTLRKMSDEEWQTVIETDLSGVFRVCRAAIACMVDGGRIVNLASISGVVGFFGQANYAAAKAGVIALTKVLSKELAPRRITVNAVAPGVVLTDMGKSIPEEVRARMLAEIPLNRFGEPEEIAHAILFLVSDLASYITGQTIHVNGGWWA
- a CDS encoding acyl CoA:acetate/3-ketoacid CoA transferase, translated to MTPRIENLLCSADEAVEAINDGQTLVSGGFVGAAHPEALTAAIKARFLQTGHPQGLTLLYAAGQGDGADRGLNHLGHRGLLARVIGGHWGLAPRIGQLALADEIEAYNFPQGVICHLLRDIAAGRPGCITGVGLGTFIDPIHQGGRMNARSSPDLVQRLELDGRPWLFYRAFPVHIGLIRGTAADIHGNLVMDEEAIIGEVLAIAQAVHNCGGTVIAQVRRLLPQAAPPMSVRVPGILIDRIVLASGDQHDQTFAERFNPTYCRPGNVDLLDDRPRLSAGVRRIIASRACDELKPGAIANLGIGMPEGIALIAAERGLLGAVTLTVESGPIGGVPAGGLSFGASSHPEAIVDQPAQFDFYDGGGLDFAALGAAEIDQKGNVNVSRFGTRLAGVGGFVNISQNARRVVFCGTMTSGGLEVEVSKGRLRIVREGSVRKFVPIVEQQSYAAHVARQKGQEALYVTERAVFQMTEEGLELIEVAPGIDLQRDVIDQMGFRPLIHEPKFMPISAFDHDTEDI
- a CDS encoding thiolase family protein: MDRLCIVAARRTPQGRFLGGLKRLSPVDLACAAARPIVDQVDESLIDHVIIGNVLGAGHGMNVARQVGIRLGLPPEVPAFTVNMMCGSGLQAVRLAAQVIRSGEARAVLCGGTESMSGAPYLLPRARQGLKLGDTPLVDSILRDGLIDAFEGRHMGLLAEAMAESFDIDRRSQDAWAVRSHQRFADAEAAGVFHDERVPLEGLDTDEHPRPGTTLDDLSRLKGAFDPEGTVTAGNASGINDGAAMLLLTDHELATRASWPILCDWVDSVAVGCEPSQMGLGPVYALRRLCDRKRLALADCDAVEINEAFASQVLACMRALPVAEETVNRCGGAIALGHPIGASGARLAVHAANQIARGAVHQAAISLCVGGGMGVAALLRASD